The SAR324 cluster bacterium sequence TTAATTGAAATTATGTGGTATTTATTGATAAAAAAACGAAATACTCTATCTCTCTGACACATCAAACCATCATCAGTAATTTATCCTTTACAGAGATTGATCAAAACATATCCAACTTACCTTAGGGGGGACAGACCAAATACCCCCACCCTTCATTAATTACCTCCTCTAATCGATTTTTATCTGAGCCCAATTTTCTACCGAGGAGAATTCTGATGAATACATCTCCAAATCTGACCTTCAAGCAGCAACGATTCGTTGAAGAATATCAAGTCGACGGCAATGGAACACAGGCTGTTCTTCGGGCAGGCTACAAGACCAAGCATCCGGCGGAAATGGCGTACGGACTACTAAGAAATACTAAGGTCAAACATAGCCTTCAGGATGCTCAGAATGCCCGTAGAGAGCGTTTACAAATGCGGGCAGATTCGACTGTTCAGCAGCACATTGAACTGAAGGACAAGGCTCTGGAGGCTTGTGACTATCAGACATCACTTAGGGTCCTGAATCAGCTAGTCAAACACCTGAAAATCTTCGAGCATTATCACGCAGCACCACTGTTGGAAGCAATCGAAAAAGACCCAGATAATCTTGAAGAGTTGATTGATCGATTCCTCTGGGTCAACACTTCACTGGGCAACTGGTCATATGTCCTGAGGGCTTTGGAATTGAAGGTGAAGCTAGCTGGGGAGAAGAACAAAGAATGGGACTATGAAGAGCTGTTGAATTCTTTGGAGTTAGTTGCTTGAGAGTTTTCAACACAGAATATTAACAGTAATCAGTGCATTAGGGGTAGCTGAGTATTAGTCAGGATTGTGAAGTGAGTAATTCGAATGCCTAAAGGGTTTCATAGGCTATCAGAACAGAAAACAGATAGATTTGGACTAAATTCCGTTGTTAAACCTGCTAACTGTCTTTGCTGTGATAAAAATTGAACTAGCCCCAGATGAGCAATCAGATGAGGCCAAGCAGATAGAAGGATGGTGCGAATGTATACTTTCTGTATTAGTATACATTTAGAAAATCCCACCAAACCAAGTAAACACTAAGCTTACAAGTGATTTGATCAATACGCCTTAAAGACAGAGGCCCAATTGTTACCAAATCTACTATTTGATAAATAACATTAGGCAGACAATATTCTGAGGAGACTAGTTGGTGAGGTGTGTCAGGATGGTGGAATTTGGCTTATGAGTTGGGCCAACAGGCAGTTAGTTGATCATCACTATTGACCACCGTGTAGAATTCATTGACCGAGTGATTGATATCATCTTTGGCAAATATACCGTGATAGTTTTGCTGCATTGCTTTTTCAAGAAGCGCCGTTTGTTGGGCATTACAACCAACTTGTGAGGCAAGTGCTTCTAAGTGTGGGCCTTGGCCTTGTGCGCTTTCTTCAGCGATTTGTTTATAGCTTTTGTCGAAGAACTTTTCAATGTTGGCAATTCGTGAATTGCAATCAGTCGAAGTTGCACTCAACCCAACAGATTGAACGGTAGTT is a genomic window containing:
- a CDS encoding terminase small subunit, which gives rise to MNTSPNLTFKQQRFVEEYQVDGNGTQAVLRAGYKTKHPAEMAYGLLRNTKVKHSLQDAQNARRERLQMRADSTVQQHIELKDKALEACDYQTSLRVLNQLVKHLKIFEHYHAAPLLEAIEKDPDNLEELIDRFLWVNTSLGNWSYVLRALELKVKLAGEKNKEWDYEELLNSLELVA
- a CDS encoding DUF3015 family protein — protein: MMRSFKLVFTLTGLVFLISSSNAFACHRGFRNLITMQNHAGFERTKIPQTPSKRGSGFGLTTEPTTESTEFTSDIAIGTTVQSVGLSATSTDCNSRIANIEKFFDKSYKQIAEESAQGQGPHLEALASQVGCNAQQTALLEKAMQQNYHGIFAKDDINHSVNEFYTVVNSDDQLTACWPNS